The following are from one region of the Actinomycetota bacterium genome:
- the coxB gene encoding cytochrome c oxidase subunit II, whose product MITRLRKGARRGVLAVLPLVALAACAKDAPQDTLQPKGPVSRQADDLINPVFWVAAVVFVLVQGLAIYAVIKFRQRDDDSPEPVQVHGNTRLEVAWTLAPALVLLIIAVPTIRTIFDLSRTPDNALNVTVVGHQFWWEYRYDDFDIVTANELYIPAGRSVAITLEGNPADVIHSFWVPSLAGKQDIIPGRTNKMHFSADAPGVYLGQCTEFCGLSHANMRNRAIALPPAEFDEWVRNQQAPPREPAAGTDAEDGFLLFTAKGCAGCHTISGVSTGNAGPDLTHFASRSTFAGSMFDTTPANLRTWLDNPPGVKPGAKMPALGLTDDEITKLIAYLEILQ is encoded by the coding sequence GTGATCACGCGGCTACGAAAGGGCGCGCGGCGCGGCGTCCTGGCCGTGCTGCCGCTGGTGGCCCTGGCCGCCTGCGCCAAAGACGCCCCCCAGGACACGCTCCAGCCCAAGGGGCCGGTGTCCCGCCAGGCCGATGACCTCATCAACCCGGTCTTCTGGGTGGCCGCAGTCGTGTTCGTGCTCGTCCAGGGACTGGCGATCTACGCCGTCATCAAGTTCCGCCAGCGCGACGACGACTCCCCCGAGCCCGTCCAGGTCCACGGCAACACCCGCCTCGAGGTGGCGTGGACGCTGGCCCCCGCCCTCGTCCTGCTCATCATCGCCGTTCCCACCATCCGGACCATCTTCGACCTTTCCCGCACTCCCGACAACGCCCTCAACGTCACGGTCGTCGGCCACCAGTTCTGGTGGGAGTACCGCTACGACGACTTCGACATCGTCACGGCCAACGAGCTCTACATACCCGCGGGCCGCTCGGTGGCCATCACCCTCGAAGGCAACCCGGCCGACGTCATCCACTCGTTCTGGGTGCCGTCGCTGGCCGGCAAGCAGGACATCATCCCCGGTCGCACCAACAAGATGCACTTCAGTGCCGACGCCCCCGGTGTCTACCTGGGCCAGTGCACGGAGTTCTGTGGCCTGTCCCACGCCAACATGCGCAACCGGGCCATCGCCCTTCCGCCCGCCGAGTTCGACGAGTGGGTGCGCAACCAGCAGGCCCCGCCCCGCGAGCCCGCGGCCGGTACCGATGCCGAGGATGGCTTCCTGCTGTTCACGGCTAAGGGTTGTGCCGGGTGCCACACCATCTCGGGTGTCTCCACCGGCAACGCCGGCCCTGATCTGACCCACTTCGCCAGCCGGTCCACCTTCGCCGGGTCGATGTTCGACACGACCCCGGCCAACCTGCGGACGTGGCTGGACAACCCGCCGGGGGTCAAGCCGGGCGCCAAGATGCCTGCGCTGGGCCTCACCGACGACGAGATCACCAAGCTGATCGCCTATCTGGAGATCCTTCAGTGA
- a CDS encoding cupredoxin domain-containing protein gives MITQPAKVFLPLVAIGGVAAVVYAIVTGDHVGVSLWLVLAVAALAGAVVITTARDGEFVAPVPADAPAPGWRPIAPVRLPGGPAWPAIAALGAGVSTAALVIGPAAAVPGIGLLAFATVGWIASVASDRTRRVTNLMPIGIPVVGLLAIASVMFFTSRILLALPVLGATWTALGIAVLILGFASLVAYRPAMSSKSLLAGLVVLTALMVVGGTIAGIIGQREIHAHHTGPDPIRVSSIDIAFDTEEITLPANEEVVISYDNKDSVPHNIAIYRNPEFSGLAIFQGAVITSSRIDYRFTAPAAGTYWFRCDIHPLMQGVVTVA, from the coding sequence ATGATCACCCAGCCCGCAAAGGTCTTCCTCCCCCTGGTCGCCATCGGCGGCGTGGCCGCGGTCGTGTACGCCATCGTGACCGGTGACCATGTCGGCGTGTCGCTCTGGCTGGTTCTGGCCGTGGCCGCCCTCGCGGGCGCGGTGGTCATCACGACGGCCCGCGACGGCGAGTTCGTGGCCCCCGTCCCGGCCGACGCCCCGGCGCCGGGCTGGCGGCCCATCGCCCCCGTGCGCCTCCCCGGAGGCCCGGCCTGGCCCGCCATCGCCGCCCTGGGTGCCGGGGTGTCCACCGCTGCCCTGGTGATCGGGCCGGCGGCCGCCGTCCCCGGCATCGGCCTACTGGCCTTCGCCACCGTCGGCTGGATCGCCAGCGTCGCGTCCGACCGCACCCGGCGGGTAACCAACCTCATGCCCATCGGCATCCCCGTCGTGGGCCTTCTGGCCATCGCCAGCGTCATGTTCTTCACGTCCCGCATCCTGCTGGCCCTGCCCGTCCTGGGGGCAACGTGGACCGCGCTCGGCATCGCCGTGCTCATCCTCGGGTTCGCCAGCCTGGTGGCCTACAGGCCGGCCATGTCGTCGAAGTCGCTGCTTGCCGGGTTGGTAGTCCTGACCGCCCTCATGGTCGTCGGCGGCACGATCGCCGGCATTATCGGCCAGCGCGAGATCCACGCCCACCACACCGGCCCCGACCCCATCCGGGTCTCGTCGATCGACATCGCCTTCGACACCGAAGAGATCACCCTCCCGGCCAACGAAGAGGTCGTGATCAGTTACGACAACAAGGACTCGGTGCCCCACAACATCGCCATCTACCGCAACCCCGAGTTCTCGGGCCTGGCCATCTTCCAGGGAGCGGTCATCACGTCCAGCCGGATCGACTACCGCTTCACCGCCCCTGCAGCCGGCACCTACTGGTTCCGCTGTGACATCCACCCGCTCATGCAGGGCGTGGTGACGGTCGCCTGA
- a CDS encoding cytochrome c oxidase subunit 3, giving the protein MALVQTSSYGAAPLTGKGVAPPPPPDAVPANTNVVGTLLVLVADAMVLGTLLAVWWVIKAGSPSWPPPGVRVNTYIPSVVAITAAMSAISMQWMVSSIRRNDQRSAGAALGLTLVFGVSIVTVQWYYLDTIGFGTAEHAYGTMFHLLIGYHLLHMAIAVGALVVVGSRAMAGHFGRFGYDPLKAVSALWQYSNVAWLAILSALFLFSALS; this is encoded by the coding sequence ATGGCGCTCGTCCAGACCTCGTCCTATGGGGCCGCCCCCCTAACGGGCAAGGGCGTCGCCCCGCCGCCGCCGCCCGACGCCGTTCCGGCCAACACCAACGTGGTCGGCACGCTGCTGGTGTTGGTGGCCGACGCCATGGTGCTCGGCACCCTGCTGGCCGTCTGGTGGGTCATCAAAGCAGGTTCTCCGTCTTGGCCGCCCCCCGGTGTCCGGGTCAACACCTACATCCCGTCCGTCGTCGCCATCACGGCTGCCATGAGCGCCATCAGCATGCAGTGGATGGTGTCGAGCATCCGCCGCAACGACCAGCGCAGCGCCGGGGCGGCCTTGGGCCTCACCCTGGTGTTCGGCGTCTCGATCGTCACCGTGCAGTGGTACTACCTCGACACGATCGGTTTCGGCACCGCCGAGCACGCCTACGGCACGATGTTCCACCTTCTCATCGGCTACCACCTGCTGCACATGGCCATCGCCGTGGGGGCGCTGGTGGTGGTCGGGTCCCGGGCCATGGCCGGTCACTTCGGGCGCTTCGGCTACGACCCCCTCAAAGCCGTGTCCGCCCTGTGGCAGTACTCCAATGTCGCCTGGCTGGCCATCCTGTCCGCCCTGTTCCTCTTCTCGGCCCTCTCTTAG
- a CDS encoding cbb3-type cytochrome c oxidase subunit I → MALTQTSPENVAPEAPKTGLSAPAPSMGPGAGGNDHKVVGTEYLVMAVLFLVAGGVLALLMRAQLVSPDGDLFTDRQYRTLFTFHGTFSVFLFLVPLWVGLATLVVPLQIGSARLAFPRLQTMALWMTFSAGALVIAAAFVQGANRLTSGWSLADPYPAGNDFRGEAVEFLVLGVALALAAAVLAAANLITTIVKFRAPGLTLRRLPLYSWSVLVSGIVLLLAAPVLIAAMGMAYVDHHYGSEIFSGLTSNRGGNPLAWSRVFWFGAYPLLWALLIPALGAVSEILPVFARRPIADRPKAIAALGAVGVLSFVGWGSEVTNIPAARWIFVLGALAVLLPVASLVVNWLLTLRAGAKAGTSREGLLAAPMVHVLGFVSVLAVGLGAGAISALDATGDLHRNYWQVGQQHMLYFVPTLLAAAAALHYWAPKVWGRHLSGGLGRLEVLLLAGGAHLSFLPALVLGLQDMPVRTSTYSSGDDWQIANMLMSLGSVVLVLGAFAVVLNVLFSVVLRRGARAARDPWGGHTLEWATTSPPPRHNFDELPEVRSATPLLDLRPPEAN, encoded by the coding sequence ATGGCGTTGACACAGACGAGCCCTGAGAACGTAGCCCCCGAGGCGCCCAAGACGGGGCTCAGCGCGCCCGCACCCTCGATGGGACCGGGGGCTGGCGGCAACGACCACAAGGTGGTCGGCACCGAGTACCTGGTGATGGCCGTCCTCTTCCTGGTGGCCGGGGGCGTGCTGGCTCTACTCATGAGGGCCCAGCTCGTGTCCCCTGACGGGGACCTGTTCACCGACCGCCAGTACCGCACCCTCTTCACGTTCCACGGCACCTTCTCGGTATTCCTGTTCCTGGTACCGCTGTGGGTCGGCCTGGCCACCCTGGTCGTGCCGCTGCAGATCGGCTCCGCCCGCCTGGCTTTCCCCCGCCTGCAGACGATGGCGTTGTGGATGACCTTCTCGGCCGGGGCACTGGTGATCGCCGCCGCCTTCGTTCAGGGGGCCAACCGCCTCACCAGCGGATGGTCGCTGGCCGACCCCTATCCCGCGGGCAACGACTTCCGCGGGGAGGCGGTCGAGTTCCTGGTGCTGGGGGTGGCCCTGGCCTTGGCCGCGGCCGTGCTGGCGGCCGCCAACCTGATCACCACGATCGTCAAGTTCCGTGCCCCGGGCCTGACACTGCGCCGGCTCCCGCTCTACTCGTGGTCGGTGCTGGTGTCGGGGATCGTCCTGCTGCTGGCGGCGCCGGTCCTGATTGCCGCCATGGGCATGGCCTACGTCGACCACCACTACGGCTCGGAGATCTTCTCGGGGCTCACGTCCAACCGAGGTGGTAACCCCCTGGCGTGGTCGAGGGTGTTCTGGTTCGGCGCCTACCCGCTGCTGTGGGCCCTGCTGATCCCCGCCCTGGGGGCGGTGTCCGAGATCCTGCCCGTCTTCGCCCGGCGACCCATTGCCGACCGCCCGAAGGCCATCGCCGCGCTGGGCGCGGTCGGCGTCCTGTCCTTCGTGGGCTGGGGCAGCGAGGTGACCAACATCCCGGCCGCTCGCTGGATATTCGTGCTGGGCGCCTTGGCCGTGCTCTTGCCCGTGGCCTCCCTGGTCGTGAACTGGCTGCTCACCCTGCGAGCCGGGGCCAAGGCGGGGACCTCCCGGGAGGGCCTGCTGGCCGCTCCCATGGTGCACGTCCTCGGCTTTGTCTCGGTCCTGGCCGTCGGGCTGGGCGCGGGCGCCATCTCGGCCCTCGACGCCACCGGCGACCTCCACCGCAACTACTGGCAGGTGGGCCAGCAGCACATGCTCTACTTCGTCCCCACCCTCCTGGCGGCCGCCGCCGCCCTCCACTACTGGGCGCCCAAGGTGTGGGGCCGCCACCTCTCGGGGGGGCTGGGCCGCCTCGAGGTCCTTCTCCTGGCGGGCGGGGCCCACCTCAGCTTCCTGCCCGCCCTGGTCCTGGGCCTCCAGGACATGCCCGTGCGTACCAGCACCTACTCCTCGGGGGACGACTGGCAGATCGCCAACATGCTCATGAGCCTGGGCAGCGTCGTGCTCGTGCTCGGGGCCTTCGCCGTGGTGCTCAACGTGCTCTTCAGCGTGGTCCTGCGCCGGGGGGCGCGGGCGGCCCGCGACCCCTGGGGCGGGCACACCCTCGAGTGGGCCACCACGTCGCCCCCGCCTCGCCACAACTTCGACGAGCTGCCCGAGGTGCGCTCGGCCACCCCCCTGCTCGACCTGCGTCCGCCGGAGGCCAACTGA
- a CDS encoding heme o synthase — translation MQPALRSSENAGRRSRFAAYVALTKPRIIELLLVTTVPTMVVAQRGMPPLWLIAATLVGGALAAGGANALNMYIDRDIDRLMARTKSRPLVTGEITPRNALIFALALETVAAVELWVLVNPLSAVLAVSATLFYVFVYTIWLKRTSTRNIVIGGAAGAVPVLVGWAAVTGSLDWAPVVLFAVIFVWTPPHFWALAIRYREDYAAADVPMLPAVVSLAATAKRILAYTLALWATTLLFYWVGAMGLLYLGAAVALGALFTLHAYRLSRDASPERAMRLFGYSITYVSLLFGAMALDQLIPT, via the coding sequence ATGCAGCCGGCTCTCCGTAGTTCCGAAAATGCTGGCCGCCGTAGCCGTTTCGCCGCCTACGTCGCTCTGACCAAGCCGCGGATCATCGAGCTGCTGCTGGTCACGACGGTCCCGACCATGGTCGTGGCCCAGCGCGGCATGCCCCCGTTGTGGCTCATCGCGGCGACGCTCGTCGGCGGGGCCCTGGCCGCGGGCGGGGCCAACGCCCTCAACATGTACATCGACCGCGACATCGACCGTCTGATGGCCAGGACGAAGAGCCGGCCGCTGGTCACCGGAGAGATCACGCCCCGCAACGCCCTGATCTTCGCCTTGGCCCTCGAGACGGTGGCCGCCGTCGAGCTGTGGGTGCTGGTGAACCCTCTCAGCGCCGTGCTGGCGGTGAGCGCCACCCTCTTTTACGTGTTCGTCTACACCATTTGGCTCAAGCGCACCTCCACCCGCAACATCGTCATCGGCGGGGCGGCCGGCGCCGTTCCCGTCCTGGTGGGCTGGGCCGCGGTCACTGGTTCGTTGGACTGGGCCCCGGTGGTGCTCTTCGCCGTGATCTTCGTGTGGACGCCGCCCCATTTCTGGGCCCTCGCCATCCGCTACCGCGAGGACTACGCGGCGGCCGACGTGCCCATGTTGCCGGCGGTGGTGAGCTTGGCGGCCACGGCCAAGCGCATCCTGGCTTACACCCTGGCCCTGTGGGCCACGACCCTCCTGTTCTACTGGGTGGGGGCCATGGGGCTGCTCTACCTGGGGGCGGCCGTGGCCCTGGGAGCATTGTTCACCCTGCACGCCTACCGGCTGTCCCGCGACGCCAGCCCGGAGCGAGCCATGCGCCTCTTCGGTTACTCGATCACCTACGTCAGCTTGCTGTTCGGGGCGATGGCCCTCGACCAGCTCATCCCGACGTAG
- a CDS encoding DPP IV N-terminal domain-containing protein, with amino-acid sequence MTLWGGAGDDGPAWKERLPLIGAVAVGVLVVVGLAVFLLWPSQGGGGSSDGPPPGTGGGGRIVFVSDRDGNYEIYAMNGDGSDQVRLTRNQSADSYPRWSRDGTKIVYESNRDGNSEIYVMNADGSDERRLTNNQSEDLIPDWSPDGTRIVFVSDRDGNFEIYVMNADGTGQTRITNHPDADFSPRWSPDGSRIVFQSSRDGASEIYTMNPDGSGIVRLTNNEATDELPSWSPDGRMIAFQSARDEATKVYVMNADGSNQRKLTSGRTAEFAPTFSPDGTFVAFQSNRQTTSDLFVVGLDGRGSATLTNNRSGDFVPHWRPEPAPPNLAPLTTAPVPTTVRGATTTTVRGATTTTGAVTTTTRLGAATTTTTRP; translated from the coding sequence ATGACCTTGTGGGGAGGAGCCGGCGACGATGGGCCGGCCTGGAAGGAGCGCCTGCCGCTGATCGGGGCGGTGGCCGTCGGAGTGCTGGTGGTGGTCGGCCTGGCCGTTTTCCTGCTGTGGCCCTCGCAGGGCGGCGGGGGCTCGAGCGACGGCCCGCCGCCGGGCACCGGTGGAGGTGGCCGGATCGTCTTCGTCAGCGACCGGGACGGCAACTACGAGATCTATGCCATGAACGGCGACGGGTCCGACCAGGTGCGGCTAACCCGCAACCAGAGCGCTGACTCCTACCCCCGGTGGTCCCGCGATGGCACCAAGATCGTCTACGAGAGCAACCGGGACGGCAACAGCGAGATCTACGTGATGAACGCCGACGGCTCCGACGAGCGGCGCCTGACCAACAACCAGTCCGAGGACCTCATCCCCGACTGGTCGCCGGACGGCACCCGCATCGTCTTCGTCAGCGATCGCGACGGGAACTTCGAGATCTACGTGATGAACGCCGACGGGACGGGCCAGACCAGGATTACCAACCATCCCGACGCCGACTTCTCGCCCCGCTGGTCACCCGACGGCTCTCGGATCGTCTTCCAGAGCAGCCGCGACGGCGCGTCGGAGATCTACACGATGAACCCCGACGGCTCGGGCATCGTGCGACTGACCAACAACGAGGCCACCGACGAGCTTCCCTCGTGGTCCCCCGACGGCCGGATGATCGCCTTCCAAAGCGCCCGGGACGAGGCGACCAAGGTCTACGTGATGAACGCCGACGGCTCCAACCAGCGCAAGCTCACCAGCGGGCGGACTGCGGAGTTCGCGCCGACGTTCTCTCCAGACGGCACATTCGTCGCCTTCCAGAGCAACCGGCAGACCACTTCGGACCTGTTCGTGGTCGGCCTCGACGGCCGGGGCAGCGCCACCCTGACGAACAACCGGTCGGGCGACTTCGTGCCCCACTGGCGCCCAGAGCCCGCACCCCCCAACCTCGCGCCTCTAACCACGGCCCCCGTCCCCACCACCGTCCGGGGCGCCACCACGACAACCGTACGAGGGGCGACCACGACTACTGGGGCCGTCACGACCACTACTCGCCTAGGCGCGGCCACCACCACGACCACCCGACCCTGA